The genome window GTCTTCAGGCAAAACTCTTACCAATATAGCAATTTTAGCCATTCCACTCACCTACGGTCCCCTAAAGCCACATTTGGGACACACATATGGATTACCTTGCATTCTACATTTTTCGCAACGCCATATAATAACTTCACCACATTGAGGGCATCTGAAGCTTGTTGCCTTTTCGAAGGGAGGTATTGGTCTCCCACAGGAAGTACACTTAGGGAGGGTTAAAGCCTTAGCCATACGTGACCGTGATAAGAGAACTCTGCTTCATTTAAATCTTTTGCAATTTCTATGTGCGCATTCCCATCCTAGTAAATCGTCCAAGTATTCGCTCGTAGCAAGGTACCCTTAATCCATACCGAGAACAAACTCACGGGCCC of Thermofilum uzonense contains these proteins:
- a CDS encoding zinc finger domain-containing protein — protein: MAKALTLPKCTSCGRPIPPFEKATSFRCPQCGEVIIWRCEKCRMQGNPYVCPKCGFRGP